Below is a window of Allomuricauda ruestringensis DSM 13258 DNA.
TCCAGAATGCCCCTACTAACAAGATGAGTATCGCTCGGCTTTATCGCGGGATATACACAGGAAGATCGGATGAAATGGATAAAACAGAAACCCGAGTTTTCTGAGATACGGGAGGTTTATCAACACTGAATTGAAAATTGAAGCCTATTGGATTGCAGGTGTGATTTTTATCAAAAACTACATCCAACCATCAAATATTCATTATGATCAAAATATGTTATATCATACCATTACTGGCCGTACTGTTCTCCTTTTGTTCCCCAAAAAAGGCACAATTTGAAACTAATGAACTCATTGGGGTATGGTCTGGATTGTTGTTCCAGACCGAATCAAAGTACGATTCTTTAATCTTGTCACCTGCAAGTGATCCCACCGAAGCCCGCTTGTACTCGAAGGGCAAGGAAACCGTTCACTATATCATCAAAAAAGGAACAGATTTAAATTTCAAGGATTCCTCAGGTTTCCGTTTTGATGCTTTTCTGACCCAGAATGAAAAGACTTTGCATGGAATGCTTACCCATGATCTATGGGCACAAAGCCTCAATTTTCAAAAAAAAGGGAAGCAATGGACCGCCAAAATCCATAAACCGGAAATAATTGACACTGATTACCTTGTCTATTTGGAGTTTTATAAAGATTCCGCAGGTGCGGTACAGGCCAATATTCAGAGTAACAAGGAAAATAGGGAGCTGCATTTTACCATCGATGAGGTTTTGATCGAAGGAAACCATATCGACTTCAACATTACGAACGACCGATTCGGGATTTCGGCTGAGTACAATACAGAGAAAAGGAATATATCCCTTACGTATGGCAATGCTGGGGGGAAAAGGGAAATTCAGTTGGAAAAACTCAACGACGATCAACTGGAAGGCTATTTGCCAAGATCGCCCCATGAAAACTATGTGTATGAGATTCCCAAGGCTCCCGATTCCACCATGCAAACAGCTTCTTTGGAAGATGTCGGCATCAATAAGTCGCTTTTGGACCTCATGGACCCAAAGAACAACAAGAACCTGGAGCACATCCATAGTATTCTGATCACAAAGAATGGAAAACTTGTGTTTGAAGAATATTTTCACGGTTATAATAGGGAATACCTTCATGATGTACGGTCCGCTTTTAAATCCTTGGCATCCTTGGTGGTGGGCAAGGCAATGATGCTAAACCATGAGCTCAAGGTAGAAAATGTCATTTTGGACTACTATCCTGAATATGACATCAACGATGGCCAGAAGAAAAACATTACCGTCCATCATGCATTGACCATGAGTACGGGCTTACAATTGGAGGATGAAGATAAAATGCAATGGGAGCACGATGACTGGGTGGGGTACAAACTCAACCTCCCCATGGAGCACGAGACAGGAACCGTTTACGAATACTCCTCTGGAGGCAGCAACCTTTTGACCGAGGTCATTCAGAAATCGGTGGACACCTATCTTCCTCTTTTCTTTTATGAGGAACTATTGTTGCCCATGGAAATCTATAACTTTCAAATGCTCACATCGCCACAAGGGAGAGGATATTTGGCAGGCTCATTTTATATGCGGCCCATCGACTTTACCAAATTCGGATTGTTGGTGCTCAACAAGGGGGCATGGAACGGAGAACCCTTGATTTCGGAATCCTGGATCAAGAAATCCACGACACCCCATATAAAAGGAAGTTGGCCCAAAAATTCAGATTATGGGTATTTGTGGAGGCTGCTGGAACGCGAAGTAGGTGGGAAACAGATGAAAACCATTGAAGCTTGGGGCAATGGAGGCCAATTTCTTATCATAATTCCTGAAATTGAAATGACCATTACCATGACAGGGGGCAACTATAACTTATTTCCGGACATGGAAGACCGTCCTTTTTCAATTGTAAACAAATACATATTGCCCGCCGTTCAATTAAAATAAGTGCTTACATCATCAAACCGAAAAATGAGTTTAAATGAAATCTAAGAAAATACTTAAAAAGATCCTATTGGCCCTATTGTTTTTGATCGTGGCCTTTGTGATCTACAGTCTTATACCAAGGGTTGGACATTCACAAAATTCGTATGCCAAGGCACTTAAGAAATCCAACGTACTGTCAAAATCGTTTCAAGAAGAGTTGAGGAAATTTGCACAGGACACGGCCACAAAAACAGAAGTTGTCATTGCGCTAAAGAACAACGAAATAATTTTTGAAAAAGGGGACACAAAAAAATTGATCAACCTCCATTCTGCAAGAAAAAGCATTATGAGTCTCTTGATTGGAATTGCAAAAGAAAAAGGGATGTTGCAATTGGATGAAAGTTTGGGGAGTTTGGGTATTGATGAAAGCAAAACACCTTTGACAGAACAGGAAAAAACAGCGACAATCAGAGATTTACTCATGGCACGTTCCGGAGTGTATCTTCAGGCAGAGGCAGAAGTGGACTATGCCAGGGACAATCGCCCAAAACGGGAGCAATACAGACCAGGAGAGTTTTTCTTTTACAATAATTTCGATTTCAATGTTTTGGGGGCCATCCTTGAACAAAAAACAGGGAAATCAATCGGTGAATTTATGGAAGAACATTTAGCCAAACCTATGGGAATGCAAGATTTTTCTGCCTCAAATGTGGTTTATGACAGTCCTTGGCCCATCCCCAACAAATCCTTATCCGATTATCCGGTCTATTGGATATATATGAGTGCAAGGGATTTGGCTAAAATAGGCACTCTGGTTGCCCAAAACGGAAATTATGAAAACAAGCAAATTATATCTGCCGAATGGATGGATGAAAGCTTGAAGCCATATACAAAATTAGCTGACTTTAATTTGGACAAGGCTCCATTGGACGCTTACGGATATTTGTGGTGGCTTGATACGGATGAAAACCTGATTTGGGCAGATGGCTATGGCGGGCAATATCTTTTGATAGACCCTGCAACCAAGCTCGTATTTGTGCAACGGAATTTTACGGGAAATTCATTGATGTCCTCTGGACTTTTTCTATTGGACAAGCACCGGGATGCTTCGCACAAAAATGATTTAAAACATTTGTACGAGAGAACAAAAAAGTATTTGGAAAAATGAAAAAACAGCTTCCAATAATCAACTTCGCTTTTCTGATTGTTTTGACCTGCTTTTACTTTTATGACAGACAGGTCAAGAATGTGGAAACATTCAAAGAAATTCAGGCAGAAAGGTTGAGCATCATAGGACCTGATAAGAATTTATATATCTCGATCAGCAATCCTGAAAGACAAGCCTTGGCCACTACCCATGGTATTCCACATAACCCAGGCTCAAAAAGGGATTTGCCGGGAATCATATTCTTTAATCGCGTTGGGGATGAAGTAGGAGGTATCTATTATGATGGAACTGATGAAGAGAATTTTGCAGGTATCACCTTTGATCAACAAAAGAATGACCAAATAATGGCCATTATGAAAGATGAGTACCTGGAAGGGGGCGAGTGGAAAAGGTGGTATGGAATGTTCTTTAGGGAACGGTCTGACTCCATACGGGTTGAAAAATTATATAATCAGTTTCTTGAGAGGACGAAATCAATGACAAAAAAGGAAAAAGACACTGAATATTTGAAATTCAAAAAACACCTGGACTCCGAAATTAATGTGTACAGAATGTTTCTGGGTCGTGAAGAAAACAAGAATACCGGCTTGTTTATTTATGATTCAAAAGGAAATGAACGGATAAAGATCTACGTGGATGAATTGGACCAATCGCATTTTGAAATTATCGATGAGAACGGTTTTAAACAACCCCTTAAATAGTAACGCATGAAAAAAATAGTTTTATTCCTTCTGGTCATCCTTTCAGCATGTAAGGATAGAAAGAATGCAGAAACAACAGCCATAGG
It encodes the following:
- a CDS encoding serine hydrolase domain-containing protein, which encodes MIKICYIIPLLAVLFSFCSPKKAQFETNELIGVWSGLLFQTESKYDSLILSPASDPTEARLYSKGKETVHYIIKKGTDLNFKDSSGFRFDAFLTQNEKTLHGMLTHDLWAQSLNFQKKGKQWTAKIHKPEIIDTDYLVYLEFYKDSAGAVQANIQSNKENRELHFTIDEVLIEGNHIDFNITNDRFGISAEYNTEKRNISLTYGNAGGKREIQLEKLNDDQLEGYLPRSPHENYVYEIPKAPDSTMQTASLEDVGINKSLLDLMDPKNNKNLEHIHSILITKNGKLVFEEYFHGYNREYLHDVRSAFKSLASLVVGKAMMLNHELKVENVILDYYPEYDINDGQKKNITVHHALTMSTGLQLEDEDKMQWEHDDWVGYKLNLPMEHETGTVYEYSSGGSNLLTEVIQKSVDTYLPLFFYEELLLPMEIYNFQMLTSPQGRGYLAGSFYMRPIDFTKFGLLVLNKGAWNGEPLISESWIKKSTTPHIKGSWPKNSDYGYLWRLLEREVGGKQMKTIEAWGNGGQFLIIIPEIEMTITMTGGNYNLFPDMEDRPFSIVNKYILPAVQLK
- a CDS encoding serine hydrolase domain-containing protein, which translates into the protein MKSKKILKKILLALLFLIVAFVIYSLIPRVGHSQNSYAKALKKSNVLSKSFQEELRKFAQDTATKTEVVIALKNNEIIFEKGDTKKLINLHSARKSIMSLLIGIAKEKGMLQLDESLGSLGIDESKTPLTEQEKTATIRDLLMARSGVYLQAEAEVDYARDNRPKREQYRPGEFFFYNNFDFNVLGAILEQKTGKSIGEFMEEHLAKPMGMQDFSASNVVYDSPWPIPNKSLSDYPVYWIYMSARDLAKIGTLVAQNGNYENKQIISAEWMDESLKPYTKLADFNLDKAPLDAYGYLWWLDTDENLIWADGYGGQYLLIDPATKLVFVQRNFTGNSLMSSGLFLLDKHRDASHKNDLKHLYERTKKYLEK